From a single Ciconia boyciana chromosome 4, ASM3463844v1, whole genome shotgun sequence genomic region:
- the CKS2 gene encoding cyclin-dependent kinases regulatory subunit 2, whose amino-acid sequence MAQKQIYYSDKYFDEQYEYRHVMLPRELSNQVPKSHLMSEEEWRRLGVQQSLGWVHYMIHEPEPHILLFRRPLPKDEQK is encoded by the exons ATGGCCCAGAAGCAGATCTACTATTCCGACAAGTACTTTGACGAGCAGTACGAGTACCG GCATGTGATGCTGCCAAGAGAACTTTCAAACCAAGTGCCAAAGTCCCATCTAATGTCTGAAGAGGAGTGGAGACGACTTGGTGTTCAGCAAAGTCTTGGCTGGGTTCACTATATGATCCATGAGCCAG aaccGCACATTCTTCTCTTCAGAAGACCTCTTCCAAAGGATGAGCAGAAATGA